From a single Veillonellales bacterium genomic region:
- a CDS encoding iron ABC transporter permease, which yields MAVKRHNRAVFLLLGLLLLAVTILSLACGQVYVPAQAILGVLGQQLHISPAAGSALTPEQTAVIWHIRLPRTLVGLMVGAALAVSGAVLQGVFGNPLADPGVIGVSSGAALGAVIAIALGFTANGIFYMPLFAFTGALLAVAMTVLLSMKNGKIPVMVLLLSGIAVSMLLSALTSGVLTFMNENRLREYLFWMVGGLDYRRWEHVYLAIGPVAAGISVCCLLARHLNILVLGDQEARSVGMPVAALRLILLLVTAVTTATAVCVSGTIGFVGLIVPHIMRLLIGPEHRTLIPACALAGGLFLVGCDTLGRLLIPPAEVRVGIMTALTGAPYFLYLLHRVQKKGGF from the coding sequence ATGGCAGTTAAGAGACATAATAGAGCAGTTTTTCTCCTACTGGGACTGCTGCTGCTGGCTGTGACTATTTTATCTTTGGCCTGCGGACAGGTGTATGTTCCGGCCCAGGCAATACTGGGTGTGCTGGGACAGCAGCTGCATATTTCTCCTGCGGCGGGAAGCGCTTTGACGCCGGAGCAGACGGCTGTTATCTGGCACATCCGGCTGCCCCGCACTCTGGTGGGATTGATGGTAGGCGCGGCTCTGGCCGTATCAGGGGCGGTTCTGCAGGGAGTATTCGGTAATCCCCTGGCGGATCCGGGGGTCATCGGCGTATCCAGCGGCGCGGCATTGGGAGCAGTGATTGCTATTGCCCTGGGATTTACGGCAAACGGTATTTTTTATATGCCCTTGTTTGCTTTTACCGGCGCGCTGCTGGCAGTGGCGATGACGGTTTTGCTGTCAATGAAAAACGGCAAGATACCGGTTATGGTATTGCTGCTGTCAGGTATTGCCGTCAGCATGCTGCTGAGTGCTTTGACTTCCGGTGTGCTGACATTTATGAATGAAAACCGGCTGCGGGAGTATTTGTTCTGGATGGTAGGCGGTCTGGATTACCGCCGCTGGGAACATGTCTATCTGGCGATTGGTCCGGTTGCTGCCGGGATATCGGTTTGCTGTCTGCTGGCCAGGCACCTGAATATTTTAGTGCTGGGGGATCAGGAAGCCCGGTCGGTGGGAATGCCGGTAGCCGCTTTGCGGCTGATCTTGCTGTTGGTTACGGCGGTGACTACGGCTACGGCTGTCTGCGTAAGCGGAACTATTGGGTTCGTTGGTTTGATTGTGCCGCATATTATGCGCCTTTTAATCGGTCCGGAGCACCGGACGTTAATACCGGCCTGCGCACTGGCAGGAGGGCTGTTTTTAGTCGGCTGCGATACGCTGGGGCGGCTTTTGATTCCCCCGGCGGAAGTCCGGGTCGGCATCATGACGGCACTGACCGGTGCGCCTTACTTTTTGTATTTGCTGCACCGGGTGCAGAAGAAGGGCGGTTTCTGA
- a CDS encoding ABC transporter ATP-binding protein, whose amino-acid sequence MSGIQQESLAVEHVTIAIGEKTILEDVSFFAGAGEFIGIIGPNGAGKSTLLRGLRGMQPVTAGDIRVFQQPVGAFGDKQMARMIAYMQQEVNVGFGFTAMEVVLAGRYPYLKWWQNESKEDYRIAQRYMTFTGVEKLADQPVQQVSGGERQRILLAKVLAQETPLIFLDEPTASLDLVYQEEIFRYCQTMCEQGKTILIIAHDLKLAAKFCSRLILLAKGTVVADGVPPEVITVENLERAYGLHAAVFMNKITGNLDIHTYAAAGVSTLQKKVHIIGGGGASGDIIRVLHERGYQLSGGVFQQGDTDADVADAFELDSLTGPPFCGIDAALAKANREKIIAADWTVLGSLCFGEQNLDNLAAAFSAAKLIVIEDLPVEERDFTGGKAAQLYRDLVCQPQVTVMTTEEFLNKLADG is encoded by the coding sequence ATGAGCGGGATACAGCAGGAATCATTGGCGGTAGAACATGTGACGATCGCTATCGGAGAGAAAACAATCCTGGAAGATGTTTCTTTTTTTGCCGGAGCAGGAGAATTTATTGGCATTATCGGCCCTAACGGAGCGGGGAAAAGTACACTGCTGCGGGGATTGCGCGGCATGCAGCCTGTTACGGCCGGCGATATCAGAGTTTTTCAGCAGCCGGTCGGTGCTTTTGGGGATAAGCAAATGGCTCGTATGATTGCCTATATGCAGCAGGAAGTCAATGTGGGATTCGGCTTTACTGCTATGGAAGTGGTGCTGGCGGGACGCTATCCCTATTTAAAATGGTGGCAGAACGAAAGCAAGGAAGATTACCGGATTGCTCAGAGATATATGACCTTTACCGGTGTGGAAAAACTGGCGGATCAGCCGGTGCAGCAGGTTTCCGGCGGGGAGCGGCAGCGGATTCTGCTGGCTAAGGTGCTGGCCCAGGAAACGCCGCTGATCTTTCTGGATGAGCCAACCGCCAGCCTGGATTTGGTGTACCAGGAAGAAATATTCCGTTATTGTCAGACAATGTGTGAACAGGGGAAGACCATTCTGATTATTGCTCATGATCTTAAATTAGCGGCGAAATTCTGTTCTCGGCTGATTTTGCTGGCAAAAGGAACGGTGGTTGCCGACGGAGTGCCGCCGGAAGTGATTACGGTGGAAAATCTGGAACGGGCTTACGGTTTGCATGCGGCCGTATTTATGAATAAGATAACGGGTAACTTGGATATTCACACCTATGCGGCAGCTGGGGTGTCGACGCTGCAGAAAAAAGTACATATCATTGGCGGCGGCGGCGCTTCAGGCGATATTATCCGGGTGCTGCACGAGCGAGGATATCAGCTGAGCGGCGGGGTTTTTCAGCAGGGGGATACGGATGCCGATGTGGCGGACGCGTTTGAGCTGGATAGTCTGACGGGACCGCCATTCTGCGGAATTGATGCTGCTCTGGCCAAAGCGAACCGGGAGAAGATAATAGCCGCTGACTGGACGGTACTCGGCAGCCTTTGCTTTGGCGAGCAGAATCTGGATAACCTGGCGGCGGCTTTTTCCGCTGCCAAATTGATTGTGATTGAGGATTTACCGGTGGAAGAACGGGATTTTACCGGCGGCAAAGCAGCGCAATTGTATCGCGATCTGGTTTGTCAGCCGCAGGTAACGGTTATGACTACGGAAGAATTTCTGAACAAATTGGCCGACGGTTGA
- a CDS encoding radical SAM protein, protein MGQLEAAVGGCAKGLKMLVLSLTGQCNFACRYCYAHRHPREVMSLDTAVRAVDLAAAGGLPFVLQFSGGEPMLAFEVLRGTAEYVREQRIPAIMQVQTNASLLSPDKAAYLQEARVGIGISLDGRPDVNDGLRRFPSGEGTCRRILQGASQLAAQGVEIGITCVVTDDNAQQLAGAVEMAYYLGNVRRLGFDLLRAQGRGCGLKAPGREQLAQGLLAALRTAERLQRCTGKKLLFSQLERVEILDKGKLEGFGHCHAMNGEAAFVDARGNLYACSSLVGDETFRLGDVKTGIDPGRQKAVIALIQGSMDFCRQCSCFSLCGGGCFSRWYGSGCQGKAYDVECALKQVFIQWYREHQNIK, encoded by the coding sequence ATGGGTCAGCTGGAGGCTGCGGTGGGCGGCTGCGCTAAAGGTTTAAAAATGCTGGTGCTCAGTCTGACGGGACAGTGCAATTTTGCCTGCCGGTATTGTTATGCCCATCGACATCCCCGGGAGGTTATGAGTCTGGATACGGCTGTCCGGGCAGTTGACCTTGCCGCTGCCGGAGGCTTGCCTTTTGTTTTGCAGTTCAGCGGCGGCGAGCCGATGCTGGCCTTTGAAGTGCTGCGGGGTACGGCCGAATATGTGCGGGAGCAGCGTATACCGGCCATCATGCAGGTGCAGACGAATGCTTCCCTGCTGAGCCCGGATAAGGCTGCTTATTTGCAGGAGGCCCGGGTGGGAATCGGCATTAGTCTGGACGGCAGACCTGATGTGAATGACGGACTGCGGCGTTTTCCCTCCGGGGAAGGAACCTGCCGCAGAATATTGCAGGGCGCTTCCCAGCTGGCGGCACAAGGTGTGGAGATCGGCATCACCTGCGTGGTGACGGATGATAATGCACAACAATTGGCCGGAGCCGTGGAAATGGCATATTATCTGGGGAATGTCCGCCGCCTTGGCTTTGATTTGCTGCGGGCTCAGGGCCGGGGCTGCGGCTTAAAAGCGCCCGGGAGGGAGCAGTTGGCGCAGGGACTGCTGGCTGCTCTCCGGACCGCCGAACGGCTGCAGCGATGTACGGGAAAAAAGTTGCTGTTTTCTCAGCTGGAACGGGTGGAAATATTGGACAAGGGCAAACTGGAAGGCTTTGGCCATTGTCATGCGATGAACGGGGAAGCGGCGTTTGTTGATGCCAGGGGAAACTTATACGCTTGCTCTTCCCTGGTGGGAGATGAGACGTTCCGGCTGGGGGACGTGAAGACCGGCATTGATCCGGGACGGCAGAAAGCAGTGATTGCTTTGATTCAGGGCAGTATGGATTTTTGCCGCCAATGCAGCTGCTTTTCTCTCTGCGGCGGGGGCTGCTTTTCCCGCTGGTACGGTTCCGGCTGCCAAGGAAAAGCTTATGACGTGGAATGCGCACTGAAGCAGGTGTTTATTCAGTGGTACCGGGAACATCAAAATATTAAATAA
- a CDS encoding ATP-binding protein: protein MKRTAVYPFTAIVGQEDMKLALILNVINPSLGGVLIKGEKGTAKSTAVRALADLLPAMEAVKDCPFHCDPQDTNRMCEKCLSKESQSLATQSIKMRVVELPVSATEDRVVGTLDIEHAIQYGEKKFEPGLLAEANRNILYVDEINLLDDHVVDVLLDAAAMGVNTVEREGVSYSHPARFVLVGTMNPEEGDIRPQLLDRFGLSVTVAGENETEKRVEVVKRRLAYEQDDDSFLAQYQAEQTELAQKIMQASRLVPQVTIDDDLLVRVAQMAIALDVDGHRADITVIKTALTLAAFDGRDQAGLEDVKQAAWLALPHRMRRRPFEEGALDRAKIEELLNEK, encoded by the coding sequence ATGAAACGTACAGCTGTCTATCCTTTTACCGCCATCGTTGGTCAGGAAGATATGAAACTGGCGCTGATATTAAATGTAATCAACCCTTCTTTAGGCGGAGTCTTAATAAAGGGCGAAAAAGGAACGGCTAAATCCACGGCCGTCCGGGCTTTGGCCGATCTGCTGCCGGCTATGGAAGCAGTGAAAGACTGTCCCTTTCACTGCGATCCCCAGGATACCAACCGCATGTGTGAAAAATGCCTGTCGAAAGAATCCCAGTCTTTGGCGACTCAGTCGATTAAAATGCGGGTGGTTGAATTGCCGGTCAGCGCCACAGAGGATCGGGTGGTCGGCACTCTGGATATTGAACATGCCATTCAATATGGTGAGAAAAAGTTTGAACCGGGACTGCTAGCGGAAGCCAACCGTAATATTCTTTATGTGGACGAAATTAATCTGCTGGACGACCATGTGGTGGATGTTCTGCTGGATGCGGCCGCCATGGGAGTGAATACGGTGGAGCGGGAAGGCGTGTCCTATTCCCATCCGGCACGGTTTGTGCTGGTGGGAACAATGAATCCGGAAGAAGGGGATATCCGGCCCCAGTTGCTGGACCGTTTTGGCTTGTCCGTTACGGTGGCCGGCGAAAATGAGACGGAAAAACGGGTTGAGGTCGTAAAACGGCGGTTAGCCTATGAACAGGATGATGACAGCTTTTTGGCTCAATATCAAGCGGAACAGACAGAACTGGCCCAAAAAATTATGCAGGCCAGCCGGCTGGTGCCGCAAGTCACCATTGACGACGATTTGCTGGTGCGGGTGGCCCAGATGGCGATTGCCCTGGATGTGGACGGCCACCGGGCCGATATTACGGTAATCAAAACGGCGCTGACCCTGGCAGCCTTTGACGGACGGGATCAAGCCGGCCTGGAGGATGTAAAACAGGCGGCCTGGCTGGCGCTGCCGCACCGTATGCGGCGCCGTCCCTTTGAAGAGGGAGCCCTTGACCGGGCCAAAATAGAAGAACTGCTTAACGAAAAATAA